A stretch of the Saprospiraceae bacterium genome encodes the following:
- a CDS encoding adenosylhomocysteinase, with amino-acid sequence MEQVATHLKYRVKDISLADWGRKEIELAEAEMPGLMSLRTEFGPSKPLKGARIAGCLHMTIQTAVLIETLIELGAEVSWSSCNIFSTQDHAAAAIAARNIPVFAWKGMNEEEFEWCIEQTLFAFKDGQPLNMILDDGGDLTNMVLDHYPELIGGIRGISEETTTGVLRLYDRMKNGNLPLPCINVNDSVTKSKFDNKYGCKESCVDAIRRATDIMMAGKVAVVAGYGDVGKGSAASLRGAGCRVIVTEIDPICALQAAMDGFQVLKMENAVKLANIVVTATGNCDIISEKHFRLMKDKTIVCNIGHFDNEIDVAWLKNTYGKTHVEIKPQVDKYTIDGKDIILLAEGRLVNLGCATGHPSFVMSNSFTNQCMAQLELWQHADRYENQVYTLPKSLDEKVARLHLAQIGVELEELNTKQSDYIGVKKEGPYKAEYYRY; translated from the coding sequence ATGGAGCAAGTAGCAACACATTTAAAGTATCGGGTTAAAGACATAAGTTTAGCAGACTGGGGTCGTAAAGAAATTGAGTTGGCTGAAGCAGAAATGCCAGGACTCATGTCCCTTCGTACTGAATTTGGCCCATCCAAACCATTAAAAGGAGCACGCATAGCAGGATGCCTGCATATGACCATTCAAACGGCCGTTTTAATTGAAACCTTGATTGAATTAGGAGCTGAAGTAAGTTGGTCATCCTGTAATATTTTCTCAACACAGGATCATGCAGCAGCAGCAATCGCTGCTAGAAACATTCCAGTCTTTGCTTGGAAAGGAATGAATGAAGAGGAATTTGAATGGTGTATCGAACAAACATTATTTGCATTTAAAGATGGTCAGCCATTAAATATGATTTTAGATGATGGAGGAGACTTAACCAATATGGTTTTGGATCATTATCCAGAGCTTATCGGCGGCATTCGTGGAATTTCTGAAGAAACAACAACCGGAGTATTGCGATTATATGACCGTATGAAAAACGGCAACCTTCCTTTACCATGTATTAATGTAAATGATTCAGTTACAAAATCTAAGTTTGACAATAAATACGGCTGTAAAGAATCCTGTGTTGATGCCATTCGCCGTGCAACAGATATCATGATGGCTGGTAAAGTTGCTGTTGTTGCCGGTTACGGAGATGTTGGAAAGGGATCAGCTGCTTCTTTACGCGGTGCAGGTTGCCGGGTAATCGTAACTGAGATTGATCCGATTTGTGCGTTACAAGCAGCCATGGATGGATTTCAGGTATTAAAAATGGAAAATGCAGTTAAATTGGCAAATATTGTCGTGACTGCTACAGGCAATTGTGATATCATTTCTGAAAAACATTTCAGGTTGATGAAAGACAAAACCATCGTATGCAACATTGGACATTTTGATAATGAAATTGATGTGGCCTGGTTAAAAAATACCTATGGAAAAACACATGTCGAAATAAAACCTCAGGTTGATAAATATACAATAGATGGAAAGGATATTATTTTATTGGCAGAAGGTCGCTTAGTCAATTTAGGTTGTGCTACAGGACATCCATCTTTTGTAATGAGTAATTCATTTACCAATCAATGCATGGCTCAATTGGAATTATGGCAACATGCAGATCGTTACGAAAACCAGGTATACACCTTACCAAAAAGCCTGGATGAAAAAGTGGCCCGTTTGCATTTAGCACAAATTGGTGTAGAATTAGAAGAATTAAATACCAAACAAAGCGATTACATCGGAGTTAAAAAAGAAGGTCCATACAAAGCGGAATATTATCGCTACTAA
- the metF gene encoding methylenetetrahydrofolate reductase [NAD(P)H]: MKVTDYLKQANGKTLISFEVLPPLKGGSINAIFQSLDPLMDFKPPFIDVTYHREEFLYNIQPSGYYQKIAIRKRPGTVGICSAIMHHYGVEAVPHLICGGFSKEDTENALIELHFLNIHNVLALRGDARKFDEKFIPEPGGNEYALDLVQQVGRMNQGVYLDPSIENGSRTDFCVGIAGYPEKHFEAPNMKSDLKYTRKKMEAGADYIVTQMFFDNQKYFDYVSQCRKEGIDIPIIPGIKPLTKRYQLGSIPRNFYINIPDDLVKEINKAQTDLAVKEAGIEWCIHQCKELIKNGAPCIHFYTMGDSQTVRKIVERVI; encoded by the coding sequence ATGAAAGTTACAGATTACCTTAAACAAGCTAATGGCAAAACCTTGATATCATTTGAGGTATTGCCGCCCTTAAAAGGAGGGAGTATTAATGCTATTTTTCAAAGTCTGGATCCCTTAATGGATTTTAAACCACCCTTTATTGATGTTACGTATCACAGGGAAGAGTTTTTATACAACATCCAACCCAGTGGATACTATCAAAAAATAGCTATCCGGAAACGGCCTGGTACCGTTGGAATCTGTTCAGCCATTATGCACCATTATGGTGTTGAAGCAGTTCCACACTTAATATGTGGAGGTTTTAGCAAGGAGGATACAGAGAATGCCCTCATTGAATTGCATTTTTTAAATATTCACAATGTGTTGGCCTTACGGGGAGATGCTCGAAAATTTGATGAAAAATTTATTCCGGAACCTGGAGGAAATGAATACGCGCTTGATTTAGTTCAACAGGTTGGCAGAATGAACCAAGGCGTCTATTTAGATCCTTCCATTGAAAATGGATCCCGAACTGATTTTTGTGTCGGGATTGCAGGCTATCCTGAAAAACATTTTGAAGCACCCAATATGAAATCAGATCTGAAATATACCCGTAAAAAAATGGAAGCGGGTGCAGATTATATTGTGACTCAAATGTTTTTTGATAATCAAAAATATTTTGATTATGTAAGTCAATGTCGTAAAGAAGGAATCGATATTCCAATCATCCCGGGAATTAAACCACTTACAAAACGTTACCAATTAGGTTCAATTCCAAGAAATTTTTACATCAACATCCCCGATGATTTGGTTAAAGAAATAAATAAAGCACAAACCGATTTAGCAGTTAAGGAAGCTGGGATTGAATGGTGCATTCATCAATGTAAAGAATTGATTAAAAATGGCGCACCCTGTATCCATTTTTATACTATGGGAGACAGTCAAACCGTTCGCAAAATTGTGGAACGCGTTATTTAA
- a CDS encoding alkane 1-monooxygenase, whose amino-acid sequence MKYLFAIFIPILGFTGLWFQSWLAPGSFYLGFVFIPILEFFLPINSTNETANIRKQQNNAIYFDILLYLNLPLLYFLNFYFLFMLQSQQLDFWIWILLVLNLGICTGVMGINVAHELGHRPGLINKLFSQALLLPALYMHFTVEHNFWHHKYVATSKDPSSARFNESLFHFWIRSITGVYKKSIFLESRRLTQCQLPFFHWKNQLLGQLVLQFCYLGVCYLIAGLLGLVTALGIALIAILLLEAINYIEHYGLQRTLLDNHQFERVSNFHSWNSDHVLGRIFLYELTRHPHHHEKADVKYQHLESKLQSPQLPFGYPASILIALIPPLWFNLMNPRIDPYIR is encoded by the coding sequence TTGAAATACCTATTTGCAATTTTTATTCCAATACTAGGGTTCACGGGCCTTTGGTTTCAATCCTGGTTGGCACCGGGTAGCTTTTATCTTGGATTTGTATTTATTCCAATACTTGAATTCTTTTTACCAATTAATTCAACGAATGAAACTGCAAACATCCGAAAACAACAAAACAATGCGATCTATTTTGATATCCTGTTGTACTTAAACCTTCCATTGCTTTATTTCCTTAATTTTTACTTTTTATTCATGTTGCAATCACAGCAACTTGATTTTTGGATTTGGATTTTGCTGGTATTAAATTTGGGAATATGTACGGGTGTTATGGGGATTAATGTAGCACATGAATTAGGGCATAGACCCGGGTTGATCAATAAACTCTTTTCCCAGGCATTATTATTACCGGCTTTGTATATGCATTTTACTGTCGAACACAATTTCTGGCATCATAAGTATGTAGCAACTTCCAAAGACCCTTCTTCAGCCAGATTCAATGAATCCCTTTTTCATTTTTGGATTCGGAGCATTACAGGTGTATATAAAAAATCAATCTTTCTGGAATCGAGAAGACTTACACAATGTCAACTACCATTTTTTCATTGGAAAAATCAGTTGCTTGGCCAACTGGTGTTGCAGTTTTGTTATTTGGGTGTCTGCTATTTAATAGCAGGTCTGTTGGGTCTGGTCACAGCTTTGGGAATTGCGCTTATTGCAATCCTATTATTAGAAGCCATCAATTATATAGAGCATTATGGACTTCAACGAACCCTTTTGGACAATCATCAATTTGAACGTGTTTCGAATTTTCACTCATGGAATTCAGACCATGTTTTAGGACGTATATTCTTATATGAATTGACCCGCCATCCGCACCATCATGAAAAAGCAGATGTTAAATATCAGCATTTGGAAAGCAAGCTTCAGAGTCCACAATTGCCTTTTGGTTATCCGGCCAGTATTTTAATTGCCTTGATTCCACCGCTTTGGTTTAATTTAATGAATCCCCGAATTGACCCCTATATTCGATAA
- a CDS encoding DUF2279 domain-containing protein — protein MNITTRLKQSALSLVFFCGILTSIQAQSGFQNFFTPSDTFNKRRVLLASGFTAATYSAFSIGLFKAWYSKSEQTSFHTFNDFGEWNQMDKVAHGFDSYFQTALCYQGARWTGLSKKNSLILGSSIAMLFQTTIEVLDGFSPEYGFSLPDVCFNVIGSGLFVGQQVLWDDQKFKLKLSAYPKKYSDQEIIGKSGHTTSYQSRARDLYGSGYFNSVLKDYNAQTFWLSFNPGLFSHKVRSVWPAYLNVAIGYGSDNLYGGFKNEWVTPNDHYILESEKRIRQYYLSLDLDLSKLKVKNHFLKTGLSIFNIIKIPAPSLEINSKGKVKGHWLFF, from the coding sequence ATGAATATTACAACCAGACTTAAACAGAGCGCTTTAAGTCTGGTTTTTTTTTGTGGAATACTAACTTCTATTCAAGCTCAATCTGGTTTTCAAAATTTTTTTACTCCATCTGATACGTTTAACAAACGTCGGGTATTGCTTGCAAGTGGATTTACTGCTGCAACGTATTCTGCATTTTCAATCGGTTTATTTAAAGCCTGGTATTCGAAATCGGAACAAACTTCATTTCATACCTTCAATGATTTTGGTGAATGGAATCAAATGGATAAAGTAGCGCATGGTTTTGATAGCTATTTCCAAACTGCTTTGTGTTATCAAGGCGCACGGTGGACTGGACTCAGTAAAAAGAATAGCTTGATTTTGGGAAGTTCAATTGCAATGTTATTTCAAACCACAATTGAAGTTTTGGATGGCTTTAGTCCTGAATACGGGTTTAGTTTGCCTGATGTTTGTTTTAATGTGATAGGTTCCGGACTATTTGTTGGTCAACAAGTGCTTTGGGATGATCAAAAATTTAAATTAAAGCTTTCAGCATATCCAAAAAAATACTCAGACCAGGAAATTATTGGAAAGTCTGGTCACACGACCAGCTATCAATCTCGAGCCAGGGATTTATATGGTAGCGGGTATTTCAATAGTGTGTTAAAAGATTATAATGCTCAGACTTTTTGGTTATCGTTCAATCCGGGCTTGTTTTCACATAAAGTCCGTTCTGTTTGGCCAGCATATTTGAATGTCGCTATTGGCTATGGATCCGATAATTTATATGGTGGATTTAAAAATGAATGGGTAACTCCGAATGATCACTACATTTTAGAATCAGAAAAACGAATCCGGCAATACTATCTTTCTTTGGATTTGGATTTGAGTAAGCTAAAAGTTAAGAATCATTTTCTTAAGACCGGATTAAGCATTTTCAATATTATTAAAATACCAGCTCCAAGCCTGGAAATAAATTCAAAAGGAAAAGTAAAAGGCCATTGGTTGTTTTTTTAA
- the fahA gene encoding fumarylacetoacetase, with translation MNSPLVIDPLLKSWIPYPQDSDFPIQNLPLGIFSISDGIPKVCSIIGDQIIDLFGLYSDGFIQCPGLEISDLASDSLNKLLEKGKSSIREIRKDLVQLFSEANTKDQSLIKNHLYPKDSVKLHLPVKAGDYTDFYSSREHATNVGMMFRDPANALFPNWLNLPVGYHGRASSIVVSGTDIKRPKGQILLKDGEAPILDATRQLDIELEMAFVIGKGNKLGDSIPVAYAEQHIQGLLLFNDWSARDIQRWEYVPLGPFLAKNFASSISPWLVDLDALEPFRTNGPEPTVPLLDYLKIDKPSNFNIELAVYLITPDGTENLICKSNSKYLYWSMSQQLAHHTINGCNMQIGDICASGTISGPTPESYGSLLELAWKGTKPLLMKDGTTRSFLQDGDTIVIKGFAQHAQYRIGFGEVSGRIVA, from the coding sequence ATGAATTCACCGCTAGTCATTGATCCTTTATTAAAATCCTGGATACCTTATCCACAAGATTCAGATTTTCCCATTCAAAATTTACCGCTTGGAATATTTTCAATATCAGATGGAATCCCAAAAGTTTGCTCAATTATCGGTGACCAGATTATCGATTTATTTGGTTTGTATTCTGATGGATTCATCCAATGTCCAGGATTGGAAATTTCTGATTTAGCAAGTGATTCTCTGAATAAATTATTAGAAAAAGGAAAAAGTAGCATCCGCGAAATTCGAAAGGATTTGGTTCAACTTTTTTCAGAAGCAAATACAAAAGACCAATCTCTAATTAAAAACCATTTATATCCTAAAGATTCAGTCAAATTGCATTTACCGGTAAAAGCAGGTGACTACACCGATTTTTACAGCAGTCGCGAACATGCCACTAATGTTGGAATGATGTTTCGCGATCCGGCGAATGCCCTTTTCCCAAACTGGTTAAATTTACCGGTTGGTTATCATGGTCGTGCTTCTTCTATTGTTGTTTCCGGAACAGACATTAAACGTCCTAAAGGACAGATCCTATTAAAAGACGGAGAAGCTCCCATCCTGGATGCAACCCGACAATTAGATATTGAGTTGGAAATGGCTTTTGTAATTGGCAAAGGAAATAAATTGGGTGATTCCATCCCAGTAGCTTATGCAGAACAACACATTCAAGGCTTACTTTTATTTAATGATTGGTCTGCTCGCGACATTCAACGTTGGGAATATGTACCATTGGGTCCTTTTTTAGCCAAGAATTTTGCTTCCAGCATTTCCCCGTGGTTGGTTGATTTAGATGCTTTAGAGCCTTTCCGCACCAATGGACCTGAGCCAACAGTCCCCTTATTAGACTATTTAAAAATTGATAAGCCATCGAATTTCAACATCGAATTAGCTGTTTACTTAATCACTCCGGACGGTACAGAAAATCTGATTTGTAAATCAAATTCGAAGTATTTATACTGGAGCATGTCCCAGCAGTTGGCACATCACACCATTAATGGCTGTAATATGCAAATAGGTGATATTTGTGCATCAGGAACAATTTCAGGTCCGACTCCGGAATCTTATGGTTCCCTGTTAGAACTTGCATGGAAAGGAACAAAACCCTTGTTGATGAAAGATGGCACTACCCGAAGTTTTTTGCAAGATGGGGATACCATAGTTATTAAGGGATTTGCACAACATGCCCAGTATCGCATTGGTTTTGGTGAAGTTTCAGGCCGGATCGTAGCCTAA
- a CDS encoding SulP family inorganic anion transporter: MKKAIKYYKIMWFKHDLPAGLSVFLVALPLCLGIALASGAPLYAGLLSGIIGGMVVPLISNSQLAVSGPAAGLTTLVAASIASMGDYKLFLLTVVIAGAFQIVLGVLKLGLIANYFPSSVIKGMLAAIGIILIMKQIPLAIGYDQPDFWTSGFLNLFTSNHFLGNIQNFYNHSTRAAVLIALSGIGILLFFQHPKVKKWKVIPAPLVVVLLGILINSFLNDYIQTHALKQTQLVQISNNLFESILFPDFSKLFDSLQIWKDGILIGLLASLETLLCIEAIDKLDKKNRITPINQELLAQGVGNIACGCLGALPITAVVVRGAANVDAGARTKMAAFTHGLFLLLAVLLIPFVLNKIPYASLSAILLVTGLNLTKPKLYRNMGSLGWKQFIPFSITILVILSTDLLIGVSIGLLLSIYFIIQNNFKAEYKITRKTINGIESEYIKLNTNVSFLNKVKLRQVLDEVPEYCVLTIDGGECNFIDYDILEIISEFENKAHDRHIELHLIGIEKVNVTALHG; encoded by the coding sequence ATGAAAAAAGCTATTAAATACTATAAGATCATGTGGTTTAAACACGATCTGCCTGCAGGGCTTTCTGTGTTTCTGGTTGCACTCCCACTTTGCCTGGGGATAGCATTGGCCAGCGGAGCCCCACTCTATGCCGGATTGCTCTCTGGAATTATTGGCGGGATGGTTGTACCACTAATTAGTAATTCTCAGTTGGCTGTTTCCGGTCCTGCCGCAGGACTCACGACTTTGGTTGCAGCTTCCATTGCATCCATGGGGGATTATAAACTATTCTTATTGACCGTTGTCATCGCAGGCGCTTTTCAAATCGTGCTTGGCGTATTAAAACTTGGATTGATTGCAAACTATTTTCCTTCTTCTGTAATTAAAGGAATGTTAGCCGCTATTGGAATTATCCTTATCATGAAACAAATTCCACTGGCAATTGGCTATGACCAACCCGATTTCTGGACCAGCGGATTCTTAAATTTATTTACGTCCAATCATTTTTTAGGTAATATTCAAAATTTTTACAATCACAGTACACGTGCTGCTGTATTAATCGCCCTAAGCGGTATTGGTATCTTGCTATTTTTTCAACATCCCAAAGTAAAAAAATGGAAAGTAATTCCTGCTCCTCTGGTTGTTGTGTTGCTTGGAATATTAATCAACAGCTTTCTAAATGATTATATTCAAACGCATGCTTTAAAGCAAACTCAATTGGTTCAGATTTCTAATAATCTATTTGAAAGCATCTTATTTCCTGATTTTTCAAAATTGTTTGACTCGCTTCAAATTTGGAAAGATGGAATCCTGATCGGATTATTGGCAAGCCTGGAAACGCTGTTATGCATTGAAGCAATTGATAAGTTGGATAAAAAGAATCGTATTACACCGATCAATCAGGAATTACTGGCTCAAGGTGTTGGAAATATAGCCTGTGGTTGTTTAGGGGCTTTGCCAATAACAGCTGTCGTGGTACGGGGTGCAGCCAATGTTGATGCAGGCGCGCGAACAAAAATGGCTGCATTTACTCATGGCTTGTTTTTATTGTTAGCAGTCTTGTTGATTCCATTTGTTTTGAATAAGATACCTTATGCATCGCTATCGGCTATCTTGTTGGTAACAGGATTAAATTTAACTAAACCAAAATTGTATCGCAACATGGGGAGTTTAGGTTGGAAGCAATTCATTCCTTTTAGCATCACGATTTTAGTAATCTTGTCTACTGATTTACTTATTGGAGTAAGCATTGGATTACTTCTATCAATTTATTTTATAATTCAAAATAATTTTAAAGCAGAATATAAAATTACCAGAAAAACAATAAACGGAATTGAATCTGAATACATCAAACTAAATACAAATGTCAGCTTTTTAAATAAAGTTAAATTACGCCAGGTACTAGATGAAGTCCCAGAATATTGCGTTCTGACTATCGATGGTGGGGAATGCAATTTTATTGACTACGATATATTGGAAATCATTTCTGAATTTGAAAATAAAGCACACGACCGCCACATTGAATTGCATTTAATCGGGATTGAAAAAGTCAATGTAACTGCACTTCATGGTTAA
- a CDS encoding CotH kinase family protein has translation MKPVQFVLLSIFCLFLPHTLPAQDDFYNVEKVQEISLFFGYSNWDYRLDTAKAGKENYILADYCMINGVRYDSVGVKYKGNSSYNAGRIKNPLHIKLDFVKNQDYQNYESIKLGNNFSDPSAIREVISYQILSQYMDCSVANFARVYINGSLMGLYTNVETVNKKFCSEHFGSSDHVFVKGNPDRPGNNSTSNLKFNTYDSSKYLIYYGMENTVGWYKLIALMDSLRIKTSNIPKIVDVDRSLWMHAFNNVMSNYDSYTGSFSQNYYLYEDDYGRFLPVIWDLNMSFGGFPGSGGSVDKLSILYQSTNADRPLISSLLSNATYKRMYLAHLKTIAEENFTGNGFETNAKYLQSIVDTLVKNDPNSLTSYTQFQSSLTAAISSGGGPGSGSPGLLTLQAARLAYYKTTPEYNYIPPVIGNYTADIQNRFVGDSIWVSVKLSNQNNAFVGYRKNKFSPFVYQTLYDDGLHQDGIAGDSIYGTYIIAQTRKTQFYIYAENNSIGLFSPRRAEFEYHTLEVNEKLTDIQKGDVVINEFMSSNQSTVLDTTDDKYEDWIELYNNTNQTVDLSKLFLTDDDSNMEKFEFPSGISIPSKGRLIVWCDEDSQTPNGVHANFKLSASGEKLIFTRQDGLVIDSVSFGAIPTDQSMERCPDGTGLFKITSKPTFNLPNCGIVANEDVKHLSPLYIAPNPAHHYFEIVNPDDIPIREIKIYNQLGQTVASTVGNKVDVSNWQAGIYFIVIVDSSLKSYNLKLIKE, from the coding sequence ATGAAACCAGTACAATTTGTTTTACTAAGCATCTTTTGCCTTTTTTTACCCCATACCCTACCGGCACAGGATGACTTTTATAATGTGGAGAAAGTCCAGGAGATATCCTTGTTTTTTGGTTACAGCAATTGGGATTATCGATTGGATACAGCCAAGGCAGGTAAGGAAAATTACATTCTAGCTGATTATTGCATGATTAACGGGGTTCGATATGATAGTGTCGGCGTTAAATACAAAGGAAACAGCAGTTACAATGCAGGTCGGATAAAAAATCCACTGCATATAAAATTGGACTTTGTAAAAAATCAGGATTATCAAAACTATGAAAGTATAAAATTGGGGAATAATTTTTCTGATCCTTCTGCAATACGTGAAGTCATTTCGTATCAGATTTTATCTCAGTACATGGATTGTTCGGTTGCAAATTTTGCGCGAGTCTATATTAATGGATCTTTAATGGGATTATATACCAACGTTGAAACCGTCAATAAAAAATTTTGCAGCGAACATTTTGGATCTTCCGATCATGTATTTGTAAAAGGCAATCCGGATCGACCCGGAAATAACTCAACCAGTAATTTGAAATTCAATACCTATGACAGCAGCAAATATTTGATTTATTATGGCATGGAAAATACAGTGGGTTGGTATAAACTCATTGCATTGATGGATAGTCTTCGGATTAAAACCAGTAACATTCCAAAAATTGTTGATGTAGATCGAAGTTTATGGATGCATGCGTTTAATAACGTTATGAGTAACTACGACAGTTACACGGGTTCCTTTTCACAAAATTATTATTTGTATGAAGACGATTACGGTCGCTTTTTACCGGTTATCTGGGATCTCAACATGTCCTTTGGAGGTTTTCCGGGAAGTGGTGGTTCTGTCGATAAATTGTCAATCTTATATCAGTCGACCAATGCAGATCGTCCACTGATTTCAAGTTTGTTGAGTAATGCTACATACAAACGGATGTATCTGGCCCATTTAAAAACGATAGCAGAGGAAAATTTTACAGGAAATGGGTTTGAAACAAATGCTAAGTATTTGCAGTCCATCGTTGACACGCTGGTAAAAAATGATCCCAATAGTCTTACAAGCTACACCCAATTTCAAAGCTCACTGACTGCAGCAATTTCAAGTGGTGGCGGACCAGGAAGCGGATCGCCAGGACTTCTTACCTTGCAAGCTGCCAGACTTGCTTATTATAAAACCACTCCGGAATACAATTACATCCCACCAGTCATTGGTAATTATACGGCCGACATTCAAAATCGATTTGTTGGAGATTCAATTTGGGTTTCAGTAAAACTTTCAAATCAAAACAATGCGTTTGTTGGTTATAGAAAAAATAAATTCAGCCCTTTTGTTTATCAAACCTTATACGACGATGGACTCCACCAGGATGGGATTGCCGGCGACAGTATTTATGGTACATATATTATTGCACAAACCCGTAAAACACAATTTTATATTTATGCAGAAAATAATTCCATTGGTTTGTTTTCACCTCGCAGAGCAGAATTTGAATATCATACCTTGGAAGTAAATGAAAAATTAACGGATATTCAAAAGGGCGATGTGGTTATCAATGAATTTATGAGTTCAAATCAATCGACTGTATTAGATACTACGGATGATAAATACGAAGATTGGATTGAATTGTATAACAACACAAATCAAACTGTTGACTTAAGCAAATTGTTTCTGACAGATGATGATTCCAATATGGAAAAATTTGAATTTCCATCAGGCATTTCGATTCCGTCTAAAGGAAGACTCATTGTTTGGTGTGACGAAGACAGTCAAACACCTAATGGCGTTCATGCAAATTTTAAATTGTCTGCCAGTGGAGAAAAATTAATATTTACCCGGCAGGATGGCTTGGTTATAGACAGTGTCAGTTTTGGAGCAATACCTACAGATCAATCCATGGAGCGATGTCCGGATGGTACCGGTTTATTTAAAATTACTTCTAAACCGACCTTCAATTTACCAAATTGTGGCATTGTCGCCAATGAAGATGTTAAGCATTTGTCTCCATTATATATCGCCCCTAATCCTGCACATCACTATTTTGAAATTGTAAATCCGGATGACATTCCAATTAGAGAAATTAAAATTTACAACCAGTTAGGACAGACGGTAGCAAGCACAGTTGGAAATAAAGTCGATGTTTCCAATTGGCAAGCAGGCATTTACTTTATTGTTATAGTGGATTCTTCCTTAAAAAGTTACAATCTGAAATTGATAAAAGAGTAA
- a CDS encoding T9SS type A sorting domain-containing protein: MNKVTCFILCLVLQHLSLQLQSQQTIRTNLLHDGLTRTYSYYLPANFNQSKLYPLVFNLHGYGSNGDQQEFYGDFRKIADTAGFILVHPNGTVFPQTTQQFWNVGLVGNSNVDDVGFIHAIIDTLSKVYSIDPDRIFSTGMSNGGFMSYHLACVSNRFAAIASVTGSMTLLTQALCKNAQPIPVMEIHGDADAVVNYNGTTGVLAIPEVLDFWIQKNGLDKQKLIKTSVPDINKTDGATAELYIYPGTNEVQHYKIINGAHTWPGSPFVIGTTCQDINASLEIWKFFSKYKRSLVSTKHASNFNIELFPNPANDKILISTQSNSNLPMKVELINSVGQSYLSKCLNTSPYELQITNLPPGIYFINFIQGSTKQTRRFIKQ; this comes from the coding sequence ATGAACAAAGTTACTTGTTTTATTTTATGCTTGGTATTGCAACATCTCAGCCTACAGCTTCAATCGCAACAAACAATTCGCACTAATTTGCTGCATGATGGCCTTACCCGAACTTATTCCTACTATTTGCCGGCAAATTTTAATCAATCAAAATTATATCCCCTTGTATTCAATTTACATGGATACGGATCCAATGGAGATCAACAAGAATTTTACGGAGATTTTCGAAAAATAGCGGATACCGCTGGTTTTATATTAGTTCATCCAAATGGTACTGTATTTCCACAAACCACCCAGCAATTCTGGAATGTTGGATTAGTTGGCAACAGCAATGTAGATGATGTTGGATTTATTCATGCGATCATTGATACCCTCTCAAAGGTTTATTCCATTGACCCGGATCGAATCTTTAGTACCGGGATGTCAAATGGGGGGTTTATGAGTTATCATTTGGCATGTGTCAGCAATCGCTTTGCTGCCATTGCATCTGTAACCGGTTCTATGACTTTGTTGACACAGGCACTTTGCAAAAATGCGCAACCCATTCCCGTTATGGAGATTCATGGAGATGCCGATGCAGTTGTCAACTATAATGGAACAACCGGAGTTTTGGCTATCCCTGAAGTATTGGATTTTTGGATTCAAAAAAATGGTTTGGACAAACAAAAATTAATTAAAACATCGGTTCCGGATATCAACAAAACAGATGGAGCAACTGCAGAATTATACATTTATCCTGGAACGAATGAAGTTCAACATTACAAAATAATAAACGGTGCGCATACCTGGCCCGGTTCCCCTTTTGTAATTGGTACAACGTGTCAAGACATCAATGCGAGTCTCGAAATTTGGAAATTTTTTAGCAAGTACAAACGAAGTCTGGTTTCAACTAAACATGCAAGCAATTTTAATATTGAGTTGTTTCCAAACCCGGCTAATGATAAGATATTGATTTCTACACAAAGCAATTCAAATTTACCGATGAAAGTCGAACTGATTAACAGCGTCGGACAGAGTTATCTTTCAAAATGCTTAAATACTTCTCCGTATGAATTACAAATAACGAATTTGCCTCCAGGAATTTATTTTATAAATTTTATACAAGGATCAACTAAACAAACCAGGCGATTTATTAAACAATAA